A genomic stretch from Halalkalibacillus sediminis includes:
- a CDS encoding ATP-binding protein, with translation MFWKSVVFKLWFTIILLVAFILMIVTVLLLEFFENFYVNEAEENLLNQAGNVATVLHEHDDETLQMETIDQLMDPSTQLTIFFNEHRYWQNEATSEENGAIDPSWFISNEKINQVLNEREEVKKITTFEGSDTELVVVGTPTLDGEGAVYVYQSLDVVQETTTHATKLILITATIAIILTTVFAFFLSNRITAPLIKMRKAASELSRGEFHTKVPVLTYDEIGELANSFNRMRRQLNFHITALNQEKSQLSSILKSMADGVVTVNRKNEIMLINPPAEQFLERFAFENEQDSLDLPKEIQEDFDKVLRNEQEILKEVTTQGRVFVLVMTPLYNESVIRGVVTIIRDMTEERQLDKLRKDFLANVSHELRTPISMMQGYSEAIVDDVAETKEEKQELAQIIYEESLRMGRLVNDLLDLARMEAGHIHLNREKVPLKPFIDRISKKFTSIASEQQVDLKTDFQAPHEFIHFDPDRLEQVMTNLIDNALRHTPSDGTVSVIVEGDKDDLVVHVHDNGSGISEEDLPFIFERFYKSDKARTRNSEKKGTGLGLSITKHIIEAHGGNIYAKSKVDEGTTFTFSLPLYNDQIQEG, from the coding sequence GTCTTACTTTTAGAGTTCTTTGAAAACTTCTATGTAAATGAAGCCGAAGAAAACCTATTGAATCAAGCTGGTAATGTTGCGACCGTTCTGCATGAACATGATGATGAAACATTGCAAATGGAAACAATTGATCAGTTGATGGACCCATCAACCCAATTGACCATTTTCTTCAATGAACACCGCTATTGGCAGAATGAGGCTACCTCTGAAGAAAATGGAGCGATCGATCCAAGCTGGTTCATCTCAAATGAAAAAATTAATCAGGTATTGAATGAAAGAGAAGAAGTGAAGAAAATCACAACTTTTGAAGGTTCTGATACTGAATTAGTTGTAGTGGGTACACCAACTTTAGACGGTGAAGGTGCTGTTTATGTATACCAATCATTAGATGTTGTCCAAGAAACAACCACTCACGCTACAAAATTAATTCTTATCACGGCCACAATCGCCATTATCTTGACAACTGTATTCGCATTCTTCTTGTCAAATCGAATTACAGCTCCATTAATAAAAATGAGAAAAGCAGCATCAGAACTATCCCGTGGTGAATTCCACACTAAAGTTCCAGTTTTGACTTATGATGAAATTGGTGAACTAGCCAATTCTTTCAATAGAATGAGAAGGCAGTTAAATTTTCATATTACAGCATTGAATCAAGAAAAGTCACAGCTTTCAAGTATATTGAAATCTATGGCTGATGGTGTTGTAACTGTCAATCGAAAAAACGAAATCATGCTTATTAATCCACCAGCTGAACAGTTTTTGGAACGTTTCGCTTTTGAGAATGAACAAGATTCTCTAGACTTGCCTAAAGAGATCCAAGAAGATTTTGATAAAGTACTCCGAAATGAACAAGAAATCTTAAAAGAAGTCACTACTCAAGGTAGAGTGTTTGTTTTAGTCATGACTCCTCTGTACAATGAATCAGTTATTAGAGGTGTAGTGACAATCATTCGCGATATGACTGAAGAGAGACAATTAGATAAATTGAGGAAGGACTTTCTCGCTAATGTGTCTCACGAACTAAGAACTCCGATTTCCATGATGCAAGGATACTCTGAAGCGATTGTAGATGACGTAGCCGAAACGAAAGAGGAAAAGCAGGAGCTCGCCCAAATTATTTACGAAGAATCACTTCGGATGGGGCGTCTAGTCAATGATTTGTTGGATTTGGCTCGGATGGAAGCCGGTCATATTCATCTTAATCGTGAAAAAGTGCCACTTAAACCGTTTATCGATCGCATATCAAAAAAATTCACATCGATTGCGTCAGAACAACAAGTTGATTTGAAAACTGATTTTCAAGCTCCGCATGAATTTATTCATTTCGATCCTGACCGCTTGGAACAAGTGATGACTAATTTAATTGATAATGCTTTACGTCACACTCCTTCTGATGGCACCGTTTCAGTCATCGTAGAAGGTGATAAAGATGATTTAGTTGTACATGTGCATGACAATGGAAGCGGAATATCTGAAGAAGATTTACCATTTATATTTGAGCGTTTCTATAAGAGCGATAAAGCACGTACAAGGAATTCGGAAAAGAAAGGTACTGGTTTAGGTTTATCCATTACGAAACACATCATAGAAGCACATGGTGGAAATATCTATGCGAAGAGTAAAGTAGATGAAGGTACGACTTTTACTTTTTCTTTGCCATTATACAATGACCAAATACAAGAAGGATAA